Below is a window of Gossypium hirsutum isolate 1008001.06 chromosome A12, Gossypium_hirsutum_v2.1, whole genome shotgun sequence DNA.
ggacagggccagaacggtttctggattccctgctccgactttggaaattcattataaattaaccagagataattaggagtcataccatatatgtatagattcctctctgagtctagtttctatagaaacaaacggcattagtatggaagttctgtacagggatatatccaggtcgtaatgcgcaaaggtcagtgtagtcgaccccagtaacatgggagactatgaataataaactgtactaattggcccgaccaaaaattctagaaaaaaatatgtagatgggaatatgagtatagtttcagggaaaattcacggaactggattttgagttctagagctcaagatatgattttcaaagcgactagtacgcagactgacagcttgtctggaaaaattttaataagtggtttgaagtctgttaacacctcgtgttcgactccggcgacggtctcgggttcggggtgttacaacgtgTCTGCTGACATGGCGAAGGAGCGGTGTCGAAACATCTTACGGTGGAAATAGGGTTTCTGTTAGTTTAGGATAGTTGGGCTATTGGGCTTTAGGTTATTGGGCATTAGGTTTAGCAGATAGGTTGGGCTATTGGGCTTTTTTTATTTGGGCCAATCTTTATTGTAAATGGACTACGActttttatgtaacaccccaaacccggcctaaacgttatggctgaatctaatGGCGTCACATGAAagtgtttttagaaaatcttaGCAAGTTAAAAATCGTTCAGTTTATTGTCGTTACTTAAGTTGTGAAATCTCCAAGTCGATTATTAGGTGAACACATTTCATTATCgcggaagctaaaacatcattaattCATTAGTCAATAGCTTAATAGTTTAAAATCctgaaataaacttaaaaatagttcAAGTTCAAAGATATTTTAATCcccctaaaaaaatatttaaagtaaAGCAGACAAATAGAATGTTACTCAAAAATCCATAAATGTCCAAcagtggtcaccatcgagccctccgtcgcaccgatccatCTACTGCTGAGGATTACCTAGCAGACAAAtaaacaaaagggtgagttttcacaaactcagtgtgtacatccccacaaacaacatgcatacaaacagataACAGAATACAGATAGTTCGGTCTTAGCCATACAGGTATCGCATGCATAACAAATCAGATATCAGAaaacatgcccaccaaccctgcataccatctccgaccaacccaagacaccatgtagggatagaattaacccacccaaccctacacaccaagtatggggatataatcaactcatctaaccctacacaccaaaaggTACCGTAAAACAGTATATAATAGATATATGCAGCGTAGTTGCCAAATAACAGGCTAATCGCCtctcagacttccttctcttcacaacaatcccaacccaatgcaatgcaacatacatacCATGACATGCTTATATACAAATATCTGATCTTATCAAAATCATGGCAGAACGGATATACGGAGTCAAATAGATACACATGCGTATAATAACATGATTTTGCACACAATTCAGTAATCAATCAGAGTATGGGGTCTAAGTAACGCTTATCGCCCCTACAATCAGGTCACAGTCGACATAGGCAACCCATGCAACCTTACGAAACATTTCAAATtaattgggctcacacgcccgtgtgccctgctcgtgtaggcccacacggccAAACTTGgctttgcccgtgtggatcacacggcctggcctaaagtctcacacgcccgtgtggctcaccaCACACCCGTGCAGCCTACACGGCCTAATTGGTCGAGCCTGTGCCTCGCACACGGTCTCGCcaggctcacacacccgtgtctgtCCCACCCGTGTGGCACGAGCACGGCCTGGTTAGTcagtcacatgcctgtgtctcgCGTCATAGACTACCACAAGGGCagaccacacgcccttgtggagTCGACAGGCCACTTTTCGACTTTAGTCGAAACTTGTTTTCTACGCGATCGaagtacacacctgattcgttTTCACTGCTAATCCAACCACGACCACTCCAAAGCCTAAGATTGACAATACCGAGCCCAAATCAATCACTTAAATTGACTTACATAAGAATGGACAAATCCCAAAATGCAAGATCTACTTACCTTCGACGAAGAACGGTGTTTTCTCGCTGTTAAGAATTCGATTACTGATTTGCTGAACCTTGATTAACccctaaacatcaaccaaaatCCTTTTAAATAATCTCCAACTGAAATCTCGTAACTTAGTTTAAACGTTACTTACCAAATCGTCAGAACCACTAGCAAATGTCACAGCTAAATGGAAGAGAATGAGAAATCGAAGGAGAAGAAAAACggataaaaaggaaaaagaaagaaaagaaaagaatttcaaCGGCAAGGGTTTGGAAGAGGAAGAAACGGCAGAGAAACTATTTTGTCAACcagaagaaaataagaaaactCTAATTCTTCCTTAAAGCCcacaactcaaaattttaataaaacacaACTCTTAATTGCAAGTTGCAGCAAAAATAATCCCATCGCCATTGCAGGGAATCAAACCCCTGACCCTAAGCGTATTCccttgccacttaaccactagaccagcaggcccattctctTAAGTTTTTACCCATAATTCATTATAAACCCACTGACATCAAGTTAAGCTTTATtcactaataataataaaccaaaaataaCTCGAAACAAAGATTCAGACACTTCCAAGCCCAACGCTTACAAAAGCCGAAACtacaaaaatttggggcgttaaactctacccccttaaagaaaattcgtcctcgaattttacttaattagaaAAGGCGAGGATACTACTGACGTATAgaatcctctggctcccaagtagcctcctcagtgctatgattctgccacaacaccttcaccaAGGAAATAGATTTCCTACGCAGAATCTTAACGTCACGATCtaaaatctgaactggctcctcctcaaacGTCAGATCTGGTCTAACATCAATCTTCTCTACAGGCACAATATGAGAAGGATTGGAACGATAGTGTCTCAGTATCGACACGTGAAATACGTCATGTATACAATCCAACTCTGAAGGAAGCTCTAACTGATATGTGACTGGTCCCACTCACTTCAGAATCCGATATGACCCAATAAAATGATGACTCAACTTACCCTTACGACCGaacctcagaatcttcttccataacgagaccttaagaaaaaccatgtctcccacagaatacttgatgtcttttcttttcaaatccgcataggaatTTTGTCTATCAGAAGCCGCTTTCAGTCGATCACGAATCACGTAGACCTTATCCTCAATCTCTGATACTAACTCCTGACCCAGAATACGTCGctcacctaactcagtccaatacaaaggagtgCAACACTTACTACCATAAAGTACCTCGTATGGAGTCATCTGAATACTagattgatagctgttattgcAAGTGAACTCTGCCAAGGGCATGTACTCCTCCCATCTACCACGGAATTCCATgacacaacccctcaacatatcctccagtatctgaatcgcCCTATCTGATTGACCATCGTCTGAgaatgaaaagcagtactgaaatccagACAATAACCCAAAGCTTCATGAAGTTTTTGCTAAAATCGAGACGTAGAACGAGGATCCCTATCGGATATGATCGAAATAAGAACCCCATGCAACCTCACTATCTCGAAAATATAGAGCCTAGCTAGCTTTTGCAAGGAGAAGTCCTTCCTAATAAGAATGAAAtgtgcagacttggtcaatcgatccacgacgacccatacagaatccttcttagtaggtgttagaggcaacccactaacgaagtctatcgttactcgctcccatttccacaTTGGTATCCTTACTGGctgaagcaaacccgaaggtaactgatgctcagctttaacatGCTAGCAAGTCAAACAATGAGCAACAAAGTCTGTCACTTCAtgtttcaaccctggccaccagtacaactctcgAAAATCCCTATACATTTTGTTGCCCCTAGGACGCATAGCAGAAGtgctactatgcgcctccctcagAATTGACAACCTCAAATCCTCATCATTATGTACACAGATCCTATCTGGGAAACGCAACACCCCATCACTGTCAATCCTAAAATCAGTGGTTGTTCCAGCCTCAACCTGACGGAATCGCAACTCAAGAGACTTATCTCCCAACTGATTATCCTTAATCTGATCCAACCACGTCGGTTTAACCTGTAACTCAACTAGAAGACTCCCATCGTCATAAAGACTCAGTCGAGAGAACATCGCCCTCAAGTCGGTCATTACCCTACGACTTAATGTATCCGCGACCATATTGGCTTTACCCGGATGATACTCAATaatgcagtcataatccttaagcagctccaCCCAGTGTCGCTgtctaagatttaactccttctgagtgaggagatacatgaggctcttgtgatcagtgtagatggtaCACTTTTCACTaaacaagtaatgcctccagatctTAAGAGCAAAAACCACCGCTgataactccaaatcatgcgtcgaaTAATTAGCGTCGTGAGTCTTGAGCTGACAATATGCATACGCGACCActttaccatcctgcatcaagacgtaacccaaacccacatgtgTCACATCATTGTAAACCACGAAATCCTCTCCAGACTCAGGTTGTATCAGAACTGGAGCCTAAGTCAAGActgtcttgagcttctcaaagctctcatGCTGAGCGTCCTTCCAAACAAAGGGAACTCTCTTACGCAGTAACTTAGTCAAAAGCACTGCGATCAGCGAGAACCCTTCTATGAAGTGTCAGTAATAACCTGCCAGACTTAGAAAACTGCAAACCTCCAACACACTCTTCAgctgtttccaatccaacacagcCTCAACCTTACGAGGATCCACTATAATCCCCTCTGCAGAAACTACATGTCCTAGAAATgtcacttctcgaagccagaattcacacttactaaacttcgtATATAGCTATTTCTCCCGAAGAATCTGCAGAACCACCCGCAGATGCCTATCGTGCTCATCCTCCGTCCTAGAGTATACCAAGATGCCGTCAATGAACACTACCACAAATTGATCTAAGTAGGGatagaacactcgattcatcagatctataaacattgttggtgcattagtcaacccaaaaggcataactaggaactcgtaatgtccataccGAGTCCAAAATGCCGTCTTATGCACATCGGCGTCctttactctcaactgatgatatcctaaTCGCAGATCAATTTTAGAGAACATAGAAGCTCCTctgaactgatcgaataaatcgtcTATCCTCGGaaatgggtatttattcttaattgtccacttattcaactgacgatagttgATGCAAATCCTCATCGTAccgtccttcttctttacgaacaaaacCGGTGCTCtctatggagacacactaggacaaATAAACCCACGATCTAACAGCTCCTGAACTTGAGCGTTCAGTTCTGCCAGCTTcttcggtgccattcgataagGGGCGATTGACACTGGGGCTGTATCGGGAAATAACTCTATCCAAAATCTACCTCAGGACTCGGGGGAAATCCTGGTAATTCTTTTAGAAAAACATCTAGAAAATCTTTCACAGTACGAATGTTCTTAACCGAAGAGTCTACAAAATCAGAAACACTAATGTAGGCCAAGTATGCCTCACATTCTTTCCTCACCAGCTTCTCTGATACCAATGCAGATACCACATTGCTCAGATAATTCTGTCGTTCTCCAATCACGACTACCTCATTATCCTCCTCGGTCCTCAGAACCACCCTCTTTTCAGCACAATCCAGACTTACACAATGCTTCACCAACCAGTCTATACCAAGAATTAAGTCGAACTCCTTAAATGGAAGTTCCATCAGATCAGCAAAAAATATTGTCCCTTGGACTTCCAATGGAACATCTCTGAATAGCTTACTAACCCTAATGGTCTGTCCCAACGAACTTACCACAGAAATCTCACTAGAAGTATTCTCATGCGAAATCCCCAAGGTCTCAGACATAGAACATGTAACATAAAAATGTGTAGAACCTACGTCTATCAGTGCGACATAAGGTACATTAAGAATAAAAAACGTACCCGTGATGACGTCTAGAGTATCTCCATCATCACGGCGACGTGCAACATAGACAAGTgcaggctgcctcgcctcagtcggCCCAATACGCCTACCAAGTGCTCTCTGACCTCGACCCATACCGTTACCACCCTTAGCCTGTCCTCGGCCCCTAGATGGCTGTTGTACTCCTCTCGATGGCTACGCAGTCTCAACAACTGAAGATTGCACCTGATTACACCTTAGTTGACAATCCTTAACTCGATGCTCAGTCGATCCACACCTCAAACAAGCGCCAGTAGATCTCCAACACTCGCTTGGATGACGTCTATTACATAGCTGACAGATCGCCACCCCAGCAGGTGCAACAGTAGGCCTAACTCTAACGGACCCGTCAGCCCTAGCCTTTTTCTTAAGCCTTATCCCAGAACCAGTAGACTCAGAATCCCTCTTAACTTTCCATTTCTCACGATTTTGACACTCAGAGTACTTCACCTCCTTGGCTATCTTGGCCTTCTCGACCAAGACTGACAAATCTCGCTCCCTCTaaggagctatcaaaactcgtAGACTATCACAAAGACCATTCTCAAATCGAACACAGTGCTCATACTCATTCGTCACCATGCCCATCGCATAGCGACTCAGCCTAAAAAAtttggcctcatactcggccactaaaCGGTCTCCCTGAGTGATATTCAGAAACTCATGTCGCCTAGCGTCAGTGTAGCTAGCTCTCACATACTTACTCTAATAGGTGGTCTTAAACAAATCTCAAGTCAACCTATTAGGCTGAGTACCCTCCTTAACGGTTaaccaccactggtatgcctcaTCGCAAAGCAGAGACATAGCCTCTTTGAGCTTTTACTTATTAGTAAAATCCAAATCATCCATTATGCACTCTGtggcctccatccaatactcGGTCACACTAGGAGCAACTCTAGCGATGCCCCTAAATATCTCAGCCCCTAAATATCTCAGCCCCATTCGACCGGAGTCATTCCTTAATCGACCCACGGCATCCAGATCTAACATTAGCCCCAGTGACCATCTCTAAAATTCGTAGCATGGCCTAGGACAGTATGTCGTCCCCAGCTGCATGGTCTTGAGACTCAGCATCAGTCTTAGTAACAGGTGACATCAGCGTCACGCTAGTATCCAGATTAGGGATCGTATTATATGTGAATGACTCAGCTCGAatccctctacggcctctacctcggctCCTAGTACCCCGTCCACAAGTACCACGCGTGTTCATCGCAGCTATTAAATTAATCtgtatttagaaattttatgcaCATCAATTTATAGTTCTTATAATTATTAGTAAATATTTTATGCAGAACCGTATCAGAGTTTCAGAATCAGTTATCATGAGTAATAGGCTCACTATGGTTTCTAGTTTACACTACCTAAAGTGTTTCAGTAAAGTACTACCTATAGAGGTCTCACAATACATACATAGTATTTCAGAAAGATACAGATAAATTTCAGTATAAGCATGCTTTCAAATAATACATATCAGAGTTTCagagaacttacaggatcggcgctgGAGACTCAGTGAAccacttatttataaaaaaatatttcaaattacttTACCACTTACTTTCCAAAACCCATTCTTTTTACCGCTCAAATCTACAGCATAGTTTAATTGtaaacctgactctgataccactaaatgtaacaccccaaacccggcctaaacgttatggccgaatctggcgtcaCATgagaatatttttagaaaatcttaGCAAGTTAAAAATCGTTCAATTCATTGTCGTTACTTAAGTCGTGAAATCTCCAAGCCGATTATTAGGTGAACACATTTCATTATCgcggaagctaaaacatcattaatttattattcaataacttaatagtttaaaatcccgaaataaacctaaaaatagttcaagttcaaagacattttaatcccaaaaataaatatttaaagtaaAGTAGACAAATAGAATGTTACTAAAAAATCCAGAAATATCCAAAAGTGGTCACCATCTAGCCCTTCATCGCACCAATCCATCTACTGTTGATGATTACCTGACAGACAAATAAACAAAGGGGtaagttttcgcaaactcagtgtgtacatccccacaaacaacatgcatacaaacagataACAAAATACAGAATACAGATAGTTCGGCATTAGCCATACAGGTATCGCATGCATAAAAAATTAGATATAAAAAAACATtcccaccaaccctgcacaccatctcaAACCAACCTAACACATCATGTGGAGATAGAATCGACCCACCTAACCTAACACACCAagtatggggatataatcaacctatCTAACCTTACACGCCAAAAAGTACCGTAAAACAGTACATAATAGATATATGCAGTGTAGCTACAAGATAATAGGCTAATCGCCtctcagacttccttctcttcacaacaatcccaacccaatgcaatgcaacatacatacCATGACATGCTTATATGCAGATATCAAATCTTATCAAAATCATGGCAGAACGGATATACGGAGTCAGACAGATACACATGTGTATAATAACATGCTTTTGCACACAATTCAGTAATCAATCAGAGTATGGGGTCTAAGTAACGCTTACCGCCCCTACAATCAGGTTACAGTCGATTtaggcaacccgtgcaaccttacagaacatttcaaattaattgggctcacacgcccgtgtgccctacccatgtgggcccacactctCGTGTGGCCCACAAGGCCCAATTTGGCTTTGTtcgtgtggatcacacgacctGGCCCAAAGTCCCACACCCCATGTGGCTCACCACACATCCGTACGGCCTACACGGCCCAATTGGTAGAGCCCGTGCCTCACACACGACCTCGctagcctcacatgcccgtgtctgtCGCGCCCGTGTAGTGGGAGCATGGCCTGGCTAGTcagtcacatgctcgtgtctcacgTCGCAGACTACTACACGagcagaccacacgcccatgtggcgtcGACAGGCCACTTTTCGGCTTTCGTCGAAACACGTTTTCTACCCGATCGGAGTACACACCTGATTCATTTTCGTTGCTAATCCAACCACGAGCACTCTAAAGCCTAAGATGACACTACCGAGCCTAAATCAGTCACTTAAATTAACTTACATAAGAATGGAAAAATCTCAAAACGCGAGATCTACTTACCTTCGACGAAGAACGGTGTTTTCTCGCTGCTAAGAATTCGATTACTTATCTATCGAACCTTGATTAATCCCTAAACAACAACCAAAATCCTTTTAAATAATCTCCAACTGAAATCTCGTAACTTAGTTTAAATGTTACTTACCAAATCGTTAGAACCACTAGCAAATGGCACAGCTAAACGGAAGATAACGAAAAATCGAAGGAGAAAAAAACAGAGaagaatgagaaagaaagaaaaaaataattttggcaGCAAAGGTTTGGAAAAGGAAGAAACGACAGAGAATCTATTTTGTCAACcagaagaaaataagaaaaccCTAATTCTTCCCTAAAGCCCACAACtcaaaattttgataaaaccCAACTCTTAATTGCAACTTGTAGCAAAAATAATCTCATCGCCACTGCAGGGAATCAAACCCCTAACCCTAAGCGTATTCTCTTGCCGTTTAACCATTAGACCAGCAGGTCCATTCTGTTAAGTTTTTACCCATAATTCATTATAAGCCCCCTGACCTCAAGTCAGGCTTTatttactaataataataataaatcaaaaataaCTCGAAACACAGATTCAGACACTTTCAAGCCCAATACTTACAAAAGCTAAAACTacagaaatttggggcgttacattttagttttggttttattttgtttgtttgtcGGGCCGAAAAAAATTCGGCCATTACACataatattgatatatttttttgtacCCTGAACCCAAACCCTAAATGTCGATTCCAAATTTCAAACATCAATCCCATAACCCAAATCTAAACTTGAGGTTCAAGGTTTGGAGTTTGGGGTTAGGATTTAAGATTAAGGGTTTAAGATTtagagtttaaaatttaaaataaaaaataataaaaattatgtattaatgacataaaaaaatattaaaatattattaaataataatattaaatcataaaCGATAGTACAAAGAGtcgataaaataattttaaaaagaataaaaaaaagaaagattccTATCTCATCGAACATGACCACAACGACAGCtttaaatctttgtttttgttaattacgataaaagttacaaaatgtcaATAATTGATGGCATTTCCACTTAAATTCCACTGTCAATAATAACTATTGACCAAAAATCTATCGTTATTTGCTTATAATCAATGCAGTAAACTATGAAGAATgctataaattataattttggtTATATCTCGTATAACAATATCATGTTACGTatagtaaaaaatattattttttacatgtaTTTTAGTATACGagttaacaataaattaatttaattaataa
It encodes the following:
- the LOC121211403 gene encoding uncharacterized protein is translated as MTDLRAMFSRLSLYDDGSLLVELQVKPTWLDQIKDNQLGDKSLELRFRQVEAGTTTDFRIDSDGVLRFPDRICVHNDEDLRLSILREAHSSTSAMRPRGNKMYRDFRELYWWPGLKHEVTDFVAHYDGQSDRAIQILEDMLRGCVMEFRGRWEEYMPLAEFTCNNSYQSSIQMTPYEVLYGSKCCTPLYWTELGERRILGQELVSEIEDKLELPSELDCIHDVFHVSILRHYRSNPSHIVPVEKIDVRPDLTFEEEPVQILDRDVKILRRKSISLVKGLIKVQQISNRILNSEKTPFFVEGFGVVVVGLAVKTNQVCTSIA